DNA sequence from the Bdellovibrio sp. ArHS genome:
ACGGGATTAAAGTAGATTTCGACATTTTTGCCTTCTTTATTCGTACCGTAGATTTCATAGCAGGTTCCTGGCTGTTTGAATTTACGAATCTTATAGCCTTCACCTTCCATACGTTTTTTGAAGTCCTCTTCTTTCATCCATTTTTCTTTAGGCTGGTCTGTGCAGCTTTTTTTTGCGTGAGCGACGCCAGTTCCCAACATAACCACCATTAAAGCAAATACGACCTGTTTCATTTTGGTCTCCTTTTTTGTAACGAGATTATTCCCGTTCTCAATAAAAGTATCGTCATGGACGGGAATTTGGCTATGGACCGTATAGCCTAAACCCTTGAATTCAGTGGCCTAAGACATTTAGCCAATAGCCAAAAAGGGATGAAAGAACGATATTGATTCTAGGCTCAGTGAATCATTTGGAGCCCGAACAGGAGCAAACATGAGAAATCAACTTGTCTACGATCTACCAATGAGAATCTTTCACTGGCTTTTTGCCGGTCTATTTGTTGGCGCCTTTTTAATCGCCAAGACGGTCGACGACGAGTCACCGACCTTTGTCTATCATATGCTTGCCGGCTTTTTGCTGGGCTTCGTTGTTGTGCTGCGGTTGGTTTGGGGATTTGTTGGCGCTAAGCATTCCAGATTCTCTTCTTTTGCGCTTCATCCCAAGGATGTGGCCGCTTATTTCACAGGGATTCTTACCGGTGATAAAAGAAAATGGGCCGGTCACAATCCTGCATCTAGTTGGGCTGCGCTGATAATGTTTGGTCTGGCTCTGGGGCTTGGTGTGACGGGCTATCTTATGGCGAATGGCCAGAAAGAAAGCTTCGAAGATGTCCACGAGCTGTTGGCGAACGGTTTTCTAGTCGTGGTTCTCATGCACGTGGCGGGTATCATTCTGCACTCACTTCGCCATCGTGATGGCATCGCTTTGTCCATGGTCGATGGTGCTAAAGAGGGCATCAAGAAAGAGGAAGAGATTGCCAGTTCTCGACCTGCGGTGGCTCTGGTATTTGTGGGGCTCGTCGCGACTTTCACCATGTATCTTGTGAAAAACTTCGATCAGCAAAAACAAACTTTGAATGTTTTCGGTACAACACTGCAGCTAGGCGAAAACGAAGGTGAAAATACGGGGCATCACGGCTATGATGCTGAGGATGATGATGACGAATGATAGGTGCCTATGAATCAAAAAGAAAGATTTGTAATTGCAGGAATTTTGGCGGTCGTCGCAGTTTTAGTGACGGCCGATATCTTTACCGACACGCAAGAGGGTGTGGCGATTTGGCATGTTTTAAGTGAAGGACTTATCGGTCTGGTGGCGTTGGCCGGAGTCTTCTATCTTTTGCGTGGCACCGTTATTCTTCGTCATCGCCTCGAGCAAGAGATCGAAGAATTTTCGGCCTTCAAACGCGAAGCTGAGGCTTGGCGAATGGAATCAAAAAAATATGTCGAAGGCCTGGCGATGGCTATTGATCAACAACTGACAAAATGGCATTTAACGGCCGCCGAAAAGGAAGTGGCCTTTCTTCTATTGAAGGGTTTAAGTCTTAAAGAAATCGCAGAAGTTCGTGGGACCACCGAAAAAACAGCACGAGTTCAATCGATGGCTGTTTATTCCAAGGCCGGAATTTCCGGGCGCTCTGAGCTGTCTGCTTTTTTTCTTGAAGACCTTCTGGTGCCGACTCGGTAATAAGTTGTTTTCAATCGCGGCACTTTTGCGAGACCCGCTCAGCTTTCCTGTGGCGCTGACGGCGCTCATTTTCGTTTTTAAGAATTCTTGATCCGAATCAATTCTGGCTCTTCCGCCCTCTATTACGATTAAAAGTAATAATTCGGGGGGGCACGTGCGTATAAGTTTAAAATACAAAATAATGGGTCTGGTGAGTGTGCCTTTGGTGGCTTCGTTCATTTTCGCATCACTTTATTTGCAAGGTGATTGGAAAATATTGAAGAGAACTGAGGAGATTGTCGAAAACGGACGCCTGTTGGAAAAGAATTCTGAGCTTATTCATCAAGTTCAGACAGAGCGGGCCAAGACGGCTCTTTTTTTGGGTGATAAAATCGGCTGGGAAGAACTCCAAAAGCAGCACAAGGTAGTCGATGAAAAACGCCAGGCACTTAGTCAACAGTTGCTGAAAACGAAACTGGAGCCCTCGGCCGCCCAAGGGTTTCAGAGCTTTGAAAGCAAACTGCTGTCATTTCGGGACGGGGTAAAGGCAAAGCAGTTATCACGAAGTGAAGCGACGAGGACTTTGACCGGCTTGATCAGCGAACTTATCCAGCTCAATATCACAGCGGCGACGGACGAGACGTTGAATGGGATGGAAATGAGTTTTCTCAGTCTGACGATGCTTGAAATGGGCAAAGAATATGGAGGTCAGCTTCGCGCGAATATTCTTAATGTTCTTTCTCTGGGTAAGCCGTTGTCACTGCAAGAAGTTTCAGCGCTGGAAAGTTTGAAAACCGGCATGACCGTCAATCTGGAATCGCCGGCCATGACGATTTCCACCGGGGCGAAACAGAAGCTTGCAGAATTCCATCAGGCCAAAGAATGGAACGGGGTTTTACAAACCTATTCAAAAGTGATTCTGGAAGCGGATAAGGGAAATTTTTCGGAAGATCCCCAGCAGTTTTATCAGTCTATCACTTCAGCATTGAATCTTTTGGGCGACATCGTGAAGTTTGAAATCGGAAACGTCGAAAGTAAGGCCGCCAGCCTTTATGAAAGTACTTTACGCACGTTTACGATTACTTTGGTTGGGATGGTGTGCTTGCTGATCGCCATCGCCGTTCTTGCCGCATGGGTGATACGGGATCTGACAGCGACTTTGCAACAGACCGTGGGCAGTCTGACGAATGCATCACATACGATTTCCAATGGTAGTGCGCAGTTAACCTCGGCCAGCCAGATGGTCGCGTCGGGGGCCGTCGAGTCAGCCAGTGCACTGGAAGAAGTCGTGGCCTCGATGGAAGAACTTAATAGTATCGTAGCCATGAACGCGCAAAGAGCTAAAGAGGCCGCGGAACTTTCTGTGTCTGGTAAATCGGCGGCGGAAGCGGGACAGCGGGATGTCTATTCTTTGGCGACGGCCATGACTGAAATCTCACAGAGCTCGCGAAAAATCGAAGAAATCATCACAGTGATCGATGATATTGCATTTCAAACGAATCTGTTGGCCCTGAATGCTTCGGTAGAGGCGGCCCGTGCGGGAGAACAAGGAAAAGGGTTCGCCGTGGTTGCCGAAGCTGTGAGAGCTTTGGCGCAAAGAAGTGCCGTGGCTGCGAAAGACATTTCAGACCTTATTAAAAACAGTGTTCACAAGATTCATGATGGCTCGGACAAAGCTTCTGCCTGCGGTAATGCTCTGACCAAAATTGTGACGATCACTTCCAGTATCGCTCAGTTGAACACCGAGATTTCGACTGCGACTTCCGAGCAGGCCACAGGAATCAATCAGATCAGCAAGGCGATCAATGAACTGGACGCGTCCACGCAACAAAATGCATCAGCGGCGGAACAGGTGTCTGCGTTTTCCGATCAAATGAATACTCAGACAGAGGGAATCAATTCATTGGTTGTGGGCCTGTCGCATCTGGTGAGCGGAGGAACTTAATC
Encoded proteins:
- a CDS encoding cytochrome b/b6 domain-containing protein, whose product is MRNQLVYDLPMRIFHWLFAGLFVGAFLIAKTVDDESPTFVYHMLAGFLLGFVVVLRLVWGFVGAKHSRFSSFALHPKDVAAYFTGILTGDKRKWAGHNPASSWAALIMFGLALGLGVTGYLMANGQKESFEDVHELLANGFLVVVLMHVAGIILHSLRHRDGIALSMVDGAKEGIKKEEEIASSRPAVALVFVGLVATFTMYLVKNFDQQKQTLNVFGTTLQLGENEGENTGHHGYDAEDDDDE
- a CDS encoding methyl-accepting chemotaxis protein; amino-acid sequence: MRISLKYKIMGLVSVPLVASFIFASLYLQGDWKILKRTEEIVENGRLLEKNSELIHQVQTERAKTALFLGDKIGWEELQKQHKVVDEKRQALSQQLLKTKLEPSAAQGFQSFESKLLSFRDGVKAKQLSRSEATRTLTGLISELIQLNITAATDETLNGMEMSFLSLTMLEMGKEYGGQLRANILNVLSLGKPLSLQEVSALESLKTGMTVNLESPAMTISTGAKQKLAEFHQAKEWNGVLQTYSKVILEADKGNFSEDPQQFYQSITSALNLLGDIVKFEIGNVESKAASLYESTLRTFTITLVGMVCLLIAIAVLAAWVIRDLTATLQQTVGSLTNASHTISNGSAQLTSASQMVASGAVESASALEEVVASMEELNSIVAMNAQRAKEAAELSVSGKSAAEAGQRDVYSLATAMTEISQSSRKIEEIITVIDDIAFQTNLLALNASVEAARAGEQGKGFAVVAEAVRALAQRSAVAAKDISDLIKNSVHKIHDGSDKASACGNALTKIVTITSSIAQLNTEISTATSEQATGINQISKAINELDASTQQNASAAEQVSAFSDQMNTQTEGINSLVVGLSHLVSGGT
- a CDS encoding PepSY domain-containing protein translates to MKQVVFALMVVMLGTGVAHAKKSCTDQPKEKWMKEEDFKKRMEGEGYKIRKFKQPGTCYEIYGTNKEGKNVEIYFNPVDASIVKENIE
- a CDS encoding helix-turn-helix transcriptional regulator, whose translation is MNQKERFVIAGILAVVAVLVTADIFTDTQEGVAIWHVLSEGLIGLVALAGVFYLLRGTVILRHRLEQEIEEFSAFKREAEAWRMESKKYVEGLAMAIDQQLTKWHLTAAEKEVAFLLLKGLSLKEIAEVRGTTEKTARVQSMAVYSKAGISGRSELSAFFLEDLLVPTR